The Georgenia faecalis genome includes a window with the following:
- a CDS encoding alpha-L-rhamnosidase: MTHRSAARAGLDRPTQWVRTLGFVLVALLAATIGVGTAGTASADAATVTDLQVEDRTTPLGLEEEQPRFSWVSSSSERGVVQTHYRILVGTSEADVAAGEGDVWDSGLVASALPYDARYGGPALAPATRYFWKVEVRTTADPAGTASEVSWFETGLPAEEWDGAEWIAGPQPPRTAAPLTLDDAHWMWFPDGTPPSAPQGTRYFRGTLEVPEGAAVDAAELLITADNTYRVHVNGALVGASPAGQHTWQGAQRYPIALEPGTNTIAIEAWNAWEANGVTRSPAGVLARARAVLSDGSTVVLDSGAGWRTHDALVEGWTAPSFDDDVWSSTVSHGAYGTGPWGRGVALPPAVGTAVNVTGASWIWYPDGVAPAAPEGERFFRRTFEVSDDSPLVSADLVITADDSYTAHVNGDIVGTSSTSSEAWREARAYPLELEPGTNTVAVRAFNRRFASGANSPAGVLAKIFLRYADGRVTEIVSDGDWLSSQTAGGDWTATGYDDSAWAPAVVHALYGQGDWGSNVAIGTGVAPAPLLRQDFTIDGPIASARLYIAAGGLVDARLNGQPVADEVLSVGTTDYEDRVQYATHDVTDLLAEGGNALGLELGRGFYGVTTRTSWNWESSPWHDEPTVRAILRVVLEDGTVQEVATDNGWTTTAGPTRFDSMYEGDMYDARFARPGFDRPGYDDSTWRPASVVDGPEGALVARTQPPVRIIETVAPTQITNPSPGVYVAHLPRQIAGWARISVEGPAGTQVRLRYGERLLANGNLDSSSGFSGGDFQTDRYTLAGTGEPEVWEPKFSYKGFAYVEITGWPGDAPTVEDIEGRLLHTDVASTGEFSSSTELFDTIHDAAVLTVLNNFHHLPTDTPMYEKNGWTGDAQLGAELFLRNLDVEAFLTKWLRDVSDSRDEQGRPALIAPDPDWNWGDAQASPTWHAAYVLIPWWLYEYTGDTDVLTEHYEGILRYVRLEHATAVGNISSTGLGDYLPPDAVGNPPEDMRVAATAYVYEMTQTAADMAELLGEDEDADALRAEAEEIAEAFNATFYDADAHVYTDSGTAGSGYRQTHNVLALAFGLVPEGDEQAVADNLARDIVEVRDSHLWTGVLGTKYLLPVLTQYGHGELAYTVATQTDFPSWGRWFAEGSTSLWEHWGDYRSRNHYFLGGTIDDWFYEDLAGLRILEPAYRSFAVAPQLLGGMTHAEASTTTPYGPVDVAWERADDELALRVHVPVGTSAEVSVPVEDGQSVREGDVPADEADGVEHLGSGDGVERYRVGSGDYLFTTAQEDPTDPPTTEPPTTEPPTTEPPTTEPPTTEPPTTEPPTTEPPTTEPPTTEPPTTEPPTTEPPTTEPPTEDPSGGVDPTDGPTGGVDPTGDGPDGPGDPARPGDPGDDLPSTGATIAPVLVAGLLLALMGAAVLRRRAMS, encoded by the coding sequence CTCCTCCTCGGAGCGTGGCGTGGTGCAGACGCACTACCGCATCCTCGTCGGCACGTCCGAGGCGGACGTCGCGGCGGGGGAGGGCGACGTGTGGGACAGCGGCCTCGTCGCCTCGGCCCTGCCCTACGACGCCCGGTACGGCGGGCCGGCCCTCGCGCCGGCCACCCGGTACTTCTGGAAGGTCGAGGTCCGCACTACCGCCGACCCGGCCGGCACCGCGAGCGAGGTGAGCTGGTTCGAGACCGGGCTGCCCGCTGAGGAGTGGGACGGCGCCGAGTGGATCGCCGGCCCGCAGCCGCCACGGACGGCCGCACCGCTCACGCTCGACGACGCCCACTGGATGTGGTTCCCCGACGGCACCCCGCCGTCGGCCCCGCAGGGCACCCGCTACTTCCGCGGCACACTCGAGGTGCCCGAGGGGGCGGCGGTCGACGCCGCCGAGCTGCTCATCACTGCGGACAACACCTACCGCGTCCACGTCAACGGCGCGCTCGTCGGGGCCAGCCCCGCCGGGCAGCACACCTGGCAGGGCGCGCAGCGCTACCCGATCGCCCTGGAGCCGGGGACGAACACCATCGCCATCGAGGCCTGGAACGCCTGGGAGGCCAACGGCGTCACGCGGAGCCCCGCCGGCGTCCTCGCCCGGGCCCGCGCGGTCCTGTCCGACGGCAGCACCGTCGTCCTGGACTCCGGCGCCGGGTGGCGCACGCACGACGCCCTCGTCGAGGGCTGGACGGCGCCGTCGTTCGACGACGACGTCTGGAGCAGCACCGTGAGCCACGGGGCGTACGGCACCGGGCCCTGGGGGCGCGGCGTCGCGCTGCCGCCGGCCGTGGGCACGGCCGTCAACGTCACCGGCGCGTCGTGGATCTGGTACCCGGACGGCGTCGCTCCCGCGGCGCCCGAGGGGGAGCGGTTCTTCCGGCGCACCTTCGAGGTCTCCGACGACTCCCCGCTCGTCTCCGCGGACCTCGTCATCACGGCCGACGACAGCTACACCGCGCACGTCAACGGGGACATCGTGGGGACGTCCTCGACGTCCAGCGAGGCCTGGCGCGAGGCGCGCGCGTACCCGCTCGAGCTCGAGCCGGGGACCAACACCGTGGCGGTCCGGGCGTTCAACCGCCGCTTCGCCAGCGGGGCGAACAGCCCGGCCGGCGTCCTGGCGAAGATCTTCCTCCGGTACGCCGACGGGCGGGTCACCGAGATCGTCAGCGACGGCGACTGGCTCTCGTCCCAGACCGCGGGCGGTGACTGGACCGCGACCGGGTACGACGACTCCGCCTGGGCGCCCGCCGTCGTGCACGCGCTCTACGGCCAGGGCGACTGGGGCTCCAACGTCGCCATCGGGACCGGCGTGGCGCCCGCGCCACTGCTGCGCCAGGACTTCACGATCGACGGCCCCATCGCGTCGGCCCGCCTCTACATCGCCGCGGGCGGGCTCGTCGACGCCCGTCTCAACGGTCAGCCGGTGGCGGACGAGGTGCTCTCGGTCGGCACGACCGACTACGAGGACCGCGTCCAGTACGCGACGCACGACGTCACCGACCTGCTCGCCGAGGGCGGCAACGCCCTGGGCCTCGAGCTCGGCCGGGGCTTCTACGGGGTGACCACGCGTACCTCGTGGAACTGGGAGAGCTCGCCGTGGCACGACGAGCCCACCGTCCGCGCCATCCTGCGCGTCGTCCTCGAGGACGGCACCGTGCAGGAGGTCGCCACGGACAACGGCTGGACCACGACGGCCGGCCCGACGCGGTTCGACTCGATGTACGAGGGCGACATGTACGACGCACGCTTCGCCCGCCCCGGCTTCGACCGGCCGGGCTACGACGACTCCACCTGGCGGCCGGCCAGCGTCGTGGACGGCCCCGAGGGCGCCCTCGTCGCCCGTACCCAGCCTCCGGTGCGCATCATCGAGACGGTCGCGCCGACGCAGATCACCAACCCCTCGCCCGGGGTCTACGTCGCCCACCTGCCCCGCCAGATCGCCGGGTGGGCGCGCATCTCGGTCGAGGGCCCCGCCGGCACGCAGGTGCGCCTGCGGTACGGCGAGCGGTTGCTCGCCAACGGCAACCTCGACTCCTCGTCCGGCTTCAGCGGGGGCGACTTCCAGACCGACCGGTACACCCTCGCCGGGACCGGTGAGCCCGAGGTGTGGGAGCCGAAGTTCTCCTACAAGGGCTTCGCCTACGTCGAGATCACCGGCTGGCCCGGCGACGCCCCCACGGTGGAGGACATCGAGGGACGCCTGCTGCACACCGACGTCGCCTCCACGGGGGAGTTCTCCAGCTCGACCGAGCTGTTCGACACCATCCACGACGCGGCCGTCCTCACGGTGCTCAACAACTTCCACCACCTGCCGACCGACACCCCGATGTACGAGAAGAACGGCTGGACGGGTGACGCCCAGCTCGGTGCGGAGCTCTTCCTGCGCAACCTCGACGTCGAGGCGTTCCTCACCAAGTGGCTGCGGGACGTGAGCGACTCCCGGGACGAGCAGGGCCGACCGGCCCTCATCGCCCCGGACCCCGACTGGAACTGGGGCGACGCGCAGGCCTCGCCCACGTGGCACGCGGCGTACGTCCTCATCCCGTGGTGGCTCTACGAGTACACCGGTGACACCGACGTCCTCACTGAGCACTACGAGGGGATCCTCCGGTACGTCCGGCTCGAGCACGCGACCGCCGTCGGGAACATCTCCTCGACCGGCCTGGGCGACTACCTCCCGCCCGACGCCGTGGGGAACCCGCCCGAGGACATGCGCGTGGCCGCCACGGCGTACGTCTACGAGATGACGCAGACGGCCGCGGACATGGCCGAGCTGCTCGGCGAGGACGAGGACGCCGACGCGCTGCGCGCCGAGGCGGAGGAGATCGCCGAGGCGTTCAACGCGACGTTCTACGACGCTGACGCGCACGTCTACACCGACTCGGGCACCGCGGGCTCCGGGTACCGCCAGACCCACAACGTGCTCGCGCTCGCCTTCGGCCTCGTGCCGGAGGGCGACGAGCAGGCGGTCGCGGACAACCTCGCTCGCGACATCGTCGAGGTGCGGGACAGCCACCTCTGGACCGGGGTGCTCGGCACGAAGTACCTCCTGCCCGTGCTCACCCAGTACGGCCACGGGGAGCTCGCGTACACGGTGGCCACGCAGACCGACTTCCCCAGCTGGGGCCGGTGGTTCGCGGAGGGCTCGACGTCGCTGTGGGAGCACTGGGGCGACTACCGCTCCCGCAACCACTACTTCCTCGGGGGGACGATCGACGACTGGTTCTACGAGGACCTCGCGGGGCTGCGGATCCTCGAGCCCGCGTACCGCAGCTTCGCTGTCGCGCCGCAGCTCCTCGGCGGCATGACCCACGCGGAGGCGTCCACGACCACGCCCTACGGGCCCGTCGACGTCGCGTGGGAACGCGCGGACGACGAGCTCGCGCTCCGCGTCCACGTGCCCGTGGGCACCAGCGCGGAGGTGTCGGTGCCGGTCGAGGACGGGCAGTCGGTCCGCGAGGGGGACGTCCCGGCCGACGAGGCCGACGGCGTCGAGCACCTCGGCAGCGGCGACGGCGTCGAGCGGTACCGCGTGGGGTCGGGGGACTACCTCTTCACCACGGCCCAGGAGGACCCGACGGACCCGCCGACGACGGAGCCGCCGACCACGGAGCCGCCGACCACGGAGCCGCCGACCACGGAGCCCCCGACGACGGAGCCGCCGACCACGGAGCCCCCGACGACGGAGCCCCCGACGACGGAGCCCCCGACGACGGAGCCCCCGACGACGGAGCCCCCGACGACGGAGCCCCCGACGACGGAGCCGCCCACGGAGGACCCGAGCGGTGGGGTGGACCCGACGGACGGCCCGACCGGTGGGGTGGACCCGACCGGCGACGGCCCTGACGGACCGGGCGACCCGGCCCGCCCGGGCGACCCCGGGGACGACCTCCCGTCGACCGGGGCAACGATCGCTCCGGTGCTGGTCGCAGGCCTGCTGCTCGCCCTCATGGGTGCGGCGGTCCTGCGCCGGCGCGCCATGTCCTGA